From the Pseudodesulfovibrio alkaliphilus genome, one window contains:
- the ccsA gene encoding cytochrome c biogenesis protein CcsA, whose product MGLFELLRILIIGLYAIGTLLFLTGVCSGNDRLKKLAVWLAVAGFVLNTVDLVLTLTGDASALSSGAFYFAILAWCVLAMYFFFWWRLRLEFLAITALPLALLLYVSSLALGGITVVMPPELTVLFFGLHIGTLILTLGVMIMAFGAAAAFLHYNRKLKTKAGLASMGQDVPSLDKFDAVNRLAVTIGFPLFTLGLFSTYFWYLIEAKRPFAWDVMKIGSFAVWFLFAFLFHQRVVLGWRGRKPAVLAIWVFVGMCVSLIHHTITFRAVP is encoded by the coding sequence ATGGGCTTGTTTGAACTGCTTCGCATCCTCATAATCGGCCTGTACGCGATCGGAACACTGCTGTTTCTCACGGGCGTGTGTTCGGGAAACGACAGGCTCAAGAAGCTGGCCGTGTGGCTGGCCGTGGCCGGGTTTGTCCTCAACACGGTCGATCTGGTTCTGACTCTGACCGGCGACGCTTCGGCCCTCAGTTCCGGTGCCTTCTATTTCGCCATCCTGGCGTGGTGCGTACTGGCCATGTACTTCTTTTTCTGGTGGCGTCTGCGGCTTGAGTTTCTGGCCATCACCGCCCTGCCGCTGGCCCTGCTGCTCTATGTTTCCTCACTGGCTCTGGGCGGCATCACCGTGGTCATGCCCCCCGAGCTGACCGTGCTTTTCTTCGGCCTGCACATCGGCACCCTGATTTTGACGCTGGGAGTGATGATCATGGCCTTTGGCGCTGCCGCGGCTTTTCTCCACTACAATCGTAAGCTCAAGACCAAGGCCGGACTGGCCAGCATGGGGCAGGATGTTCCCTCCCTGGATAAGTTTGACGCGGTCAACAGGCTGGCCGTGACCATCGGTTTCCCGCTTTTCACCCTTGGGTTGTTTTCCACTTATTTCTGGTATCTCATCGAGGCCAAGCGTCCATTTGCCTGGGACGTGATGAAGATCGGATCGTTTGCTGTCTGGTTTTTGTTCGCCTTCCTTTTCCACCAACGTGTGGTGCTCGGCTGGCGCGGGCGCAAGCCTGCGGTCCTTGCCATCTGGGTCTTTGTGGGCATGTGCGTCTCGCTCATCCATCACACCATCACTTTCAGAGCCGTGCCATGA
- a CDS encoding glycosyltransferase family 9 protein yields MKHYLVIQLARFGDLIQTKRLVVTLAARPDSRVHLCLDRSLEPLARLVYPNATLHPVIAHGTGLDGSAAVRAMLVDNRRSFATLGSFDFERIYNLNFSGLNFRLAALFDPDKVEGYLWRDGQELISPWAAMAMRWSDQRRLSINLVDFWAAYCPDAMAPQLVNPSAAACGGGLGVVLAGRESRRSLPVDVLSRVVGTVARVRGAGRVVLLGGPCEQAAGQALLKELPPAVQAMTRNAAGQTGWNELVDIVDSLDLLLTPDTGTMHLAAHLGTPVLAFFLSSAWCFETGPYGEGHVVHQTTAHCLPCLETRPCNHGLQCLGPFADPGYPRFLATGNPAHAPDGLMVCRSQFDALGQTYAPIIGLDQDAEQRAGLRQFIFGHLTGDRDSIRPELSDLDTLLAQRLHRERDWITTVPMRTITE; encoded by the coding sequence ATGAAGCATTATCTCGTCATACAACTGGCCCGATTCGGGGATCTCATCCAGACCAAACGGCTGGTGGTCACCCTGGCCGCCCGGCCGGACAGCCGGGTCCACCTCTGCCTTGACCGCTCCCTTGAGCCGCTGGCCCGGCTGGTGTATCCCAACGCGACGCTGCATCCCGTTATCGCTCACGGCACCGGCCTTGACGGCTCCGCGGCCGTCCGCGCCATGCTGGTGGACAACCGCCGTTCCTTTGCCACACTAGGGTCCTTTGATTTCGAACGGATCTACAACCTCAATTTTTCGGGTCTCAACTTTCGACTGGCGGCACTTTTCGACCCTGACAAAGTGGAGGGCTACCTCTGGAGAGACGGTCAGGAGTTGATCTCGCCATGGGCGGCAATGGCCATGCGCTGGTCGGATCAACGCCGGCTCTCGATCAATCTTGTCGATTTCTGGGCCGCCTACTGCCCGGACGCCATGGCGCCACAACTGGTCAATCCATCGGCCGCAGCCTGTGGCGGCGGATTGGGAGTGGTCCTGGCCGGACGCGAATCACGCCGCTCGCTTCCGGTGGACGTATTGTCCCGTGTCGTCGGCACGGTGGCCAGGGTGCGTGGGGCAGGGCGGGTCGTCCTGCTCGGCGGTCCGTGCGAGCAGGCGGCCGGACAGGCTCTTCTCAAGGAGCTTCCGCCCGCCGTGCAGGCCATGACACGCAATGCGGCCGGGCAGACCGGCTGGAACGAGCTGGTGGATATTGTCGATTCCCTGGATCTGTTGCTCACCCCGGACACCGGAACCATGCATCTGGCCGCCCACCTGGGCACCCCGGTACTCGCCTTCTTTCTTTCCTCGGCATGGTGTTTCGAGACCGGACCGTACGGCGAAGGGCATGTGGTCCATCAGACCACGGCTCACTGCCTGCCGTGCCTGGAAACACGTCCCTGCAACCACGGCCTGCAATGCCTCGGCCCTTTTGCCGATCCCGGCTACCCCCGGTTCCTGGCCACAGGCAACCCGGCCCATGCGCCTGACGGTCTGATGGTTTGTCGGTCGCAATTCGATGCCCTGGGCCAGACCTATGCCCCCATCATCGGGCTCGATCAGGATGCCGAACAACGGGCTGGATTGCGCCAGTTCATTTTCGGCCATCTGACTGGCGATCGCGACTCCATCCGGCCGGAACTTTCGGACCTGGACACGCTTCTGGCCCAGCGCCTCCACCGCGAACGGGACTGGATCACCACCGTCCCAATGCGAACAATCACGGAATGA
- a CDS encoding precorrin-2 dehydrogenase/sirohydrochlorin ferrochelatase family protein — protein sequence MRYYPIFVNLENKGCLVVGAGEVGKRKIQSLIESGAGSVDIIDTRPADPEMASILALDHVTFECREFRDADLDHRFLVIACTSSEEVNWRISNLCAERGILCNIVDQPEKCSFIVPATVKRGDLTVAISTAGRSPAMAKRIRKELQESFGEEYASLLVLMGRVRPLLLGLGMATSENTAVLRSLVNSDLLARIRAAELDAVAEILKESLPRQLHVNIPELLDGLV from the coding sequence ATGCGATACTACCCCATTTTCGTGAATCTTGAAAACAAGGGCTGCCTTGTGGTGGGCGCTGGCGAGGTCGGCAAGCGCAAGATCCAGTCGCTCATTGAGTCCGGCGCCGGTAGCGTGGACATTATTGATACCCGCCCGGCAGACCCGGAGATGGCGTCGATCCTTGCGTTGGACCACGTCACTTTTGAGTGTCGGGAGTTTCGGGATGCGGATTTGGACCACAGGTTCCTGGTCATCGCCTGCACGTCGAGCGAAGAGGTCAACTGGCGCATCAGCAACCTTTGCGCCGAGCGCGGAATCCTGTGCAACATTGTGGATCAGCCCGAAAAATGCAGTTTCATAGTTCCGGCCACGGTCAAGCGCGGCGACCTGACGGTGGCCATCTCCACAGCAGGGCGCAGCCCGGCCATGGCCAAGCGCATCCGCAAGGAATTACAAGAAAGTTTTGGCGAAGAATACGCCAGCCTTTTGGTGCTCATGGGCCGGGTTCGGCCACTGCTTCTCGGCCTTGGCATGGCCACTTCCGAGAACACCGCGGTGCTGCGTTCTCTGGTCAACTCCGATCTTTTGGCCCGGATTCGGGCCGCAGAGCTTGACGCTGTTGCGGAAATCCTTAAAGAATCATTGCCCCGACAGTTGCACGTCAACATACCGGAGCTGCTTGATGGGCTTGTTTGA
- a CDS encoding CgeB family protein, which yields MKTLRILVILPLYGGSLPIGRYVSKALKDLGHLVETFEAPDFNSAYDSLRKLRVTADRLDYLQNSFLNVVSQSVLAKVETFEPDLVLAMAQAPLNHQALKRLRRDGVTTAMWFVEDHRLFTYWKSFAPFYDIFAVIQKEPFLSDLEAIGQPNVLYLPLAALPDFHRPIDLDPVELRKFGSDVSFMGAGYPNRRTAFRQLVHLNFKLWGTDWEGDHVLEPLVQMRGARVSPEDCVKIFNATRVNLNLHSSIQAEELVTKGDFVNPRTYELAACGAFQLVDARTLLDEAFADDELATFTSMDDLLAKLDHFLAHPDQCRAFAERGRARALKDHTYHSRMQALLDFTASRIDGWPRSRETAAADLDFPPELHEELRQLLARLGLPEDVSFNDLVWSLRQQQGTLSELDTAILFLDEWRKLYAKRG from the coding sequence ATGAAAACCCTGCGCATCCTCGTCATACTCCCTCTGTACGGGGGGTCCCTGCCCATCGGCCGGTATGTGTCCAAGGCCCTGAAAGACCTGGGCCACCTCGTGGAAACCTTCGAAGCCCCGGATTTCAACTCAGCCTACGATTCGTTGCGCAAGCTTCGCGTAACCGCCGACCGTCTCGACTATCTCCAAAATTCATTTCTCAATGTGGTCAGCCAGTCGGTGCTGGCCAAGGTCGAAACCTTTGAGCCCGATCTGGTGCTGGCCATGGCCCAGGCCCCGCTCAATCATCAGGCACTCAAGCGGCTGCGTCGCGACGGCGTCACCACGGCCATGTGGTTCGTGGAGGACCACCGCCTCTTTACCTACTGGAAATCCTTTGCCCCGTTCTATGACATTTTCGCAGTCATTCAGAAGGAACCGTTCTTGAGCGATCTTGAAGCCATAGGCCAACCAAACGTACTCTACCTCCCTCTGGCCGCACTGCCGGATTTCCACCGTCCCATTGACCTCGACCCAGTTGAGCTGCGGAAATTCGGCTCTGACGTTTCCTTCATGGGTGCCGGCTATCCCAACCGCAGGACGGCCTTTCGCCAGTTGGTCCACCTGAACTTCAAACTGTGGGGCACCGACTGGGAGGGCGACCACGTTCTCGAACCGCTGGTCCAGATGCGCGGCGCCCGGGTCTCGCCCGAAGATTGCGTGAAAATATTCAACGCAACACGCGTCAACCTCAACCTCCATTCCAGCATCCAGGCCGAGGAACTCGTAACCAAGGGCGACTTTGTCAACCCTCGGACATATGAGTTGGCAGCCTGTGGCGCGTTCCAGCTTGTGGACGCCCGCACCCTGCTGGACGAGGCCTTTGCCGACGACGAATTGGCGACCTTCACATCGATGGACGATCTTCTTGCTAAACTCGACCACTTCCTGGCCCACCCCGACCAGTGCCGTGCCTTTGCCGAGCGGGGCAGGGCGCGGGCGCTCAAGGATCACACCTACCACTCGCGGATGCAGGCTCTGCTCGACTTCACGGCAAGCCGCATCGACGGCTGGCCCCGCAGTCGGGAAACTGCTGCGGCCGATCTTGATTTTCCCCCCGAGCTGCACGAGGAACTCCGCCAGTTGCTGGCGCGTCTCGGTCTGCCTGAAGACGTGTCCTTCAATGATCTGGTCTGGAGTCTGCGTCAGCAGCAGGGCACCTTGTCCGAATTGGATACCGCCATTCTCTTTCTCGACGAATGGCGCAAGCTTTACGCCAAACGCGGCTAA